The proteins below come from a single Mesobacillus jeotgali genomic window:
- a CDS encoding L-lactate permease → MLLLIALSAIIAPFLFLVIMRMPAAKGMALSAVIVILLALTTWGMEGQVVLASIFQGIHKTLTILWILFGALVLLNTLRNTGAVVRINQGFQSISGDMRVQVIIVAFLFGSLIEGAAGFGTPAMVTGPLMLALGFQPIAAATIALIADSTAVMFGAVGTPVAVGLSNIPGADTPFFHDIAVTVTSLDLLAGSFIPFILMVVLTVFFGSGIRDALPMLPWTLMIGFIYTGSALLVATLFGHEFVSILASLITLAVATVTAKKGFLLPKTEWKAAMRKDFVVSTEKSKMGIVTAWSPYVVVVLLLLLTRIVPALKEFTRTAIDFTWSNILGVEGVTSAWEFLYSPGTILTAAAVLAFLFQRKSYQAFTNASKESLSTMKMTSIALIATLSMVQVFVNSGLNLNELVSMPQYIAESFAGSLGSIWIFVAPFLGELGAFITGSATVSTLTFSPIQFNVADAVGLESNIVLAVQLIGAAAGNMICVHNVVAASAVVGVSGKEGEIIRKTLAPAILYGILAGVSGFIFLNIL, encoded by the coding sequence ATGTTATTGCTGATTGCGTTAAGTGCGATTATCGCGCCGTTTTTATTCCTTGTGATCATGCGGATGCCGGCAGCGAAGGGGATGGCGTTGAGTGCAGTGATCGTCATTTTGTTAGCGCTTACTACTTGGGGGATGGAAGGACAAGTGGTACTGGCATCGATTTTTCAAGGGATACATAAAACACTGACGATTCTTTGGATTTTATTTGGTGCATTGGTGTTGTTAAACACGCTTCGAAATACAGGAGCGGTTGTACGGATTAACCAGGGATTTCAAAGTATCTCTGGTGACATGCGAGTGCAGGTCATTATCGTTGCCTTCTTATTTGGTTCACTAATTGAAGGAGCAGCAGGTTTTGGAACGCCTGCGATGGTTACCGGGCCGTTAATGCTGGCTTTAGGGTTCCAGCCGATTGCTGCTGCAACGATTGCCTTGATTGCTGATAGTACCGCGGTCATGTTCGGAGCGGTTGGGACGCCAGTGGCAGTAGGATTGAGCAATATTCCGGGTGCCGATACACCTTTTTTCCATGACATTGCGGTTACCGTGACGAGTCTTGATCTATTAGCAGGTTCGTTCATTCCGTTCATTTTAATGGTGGTTTTAACAGTGTTTTTTGGAAGCGGTATCAGGGATGCCTTGCCGATGCTTCCATGGACTCTGATGATTGGCTTTATCTACACAGGCAGTGCGTTACTGGTAGCCACTCTTTTTGGGCATGAGTTTGTTTCGATCCTGGCTTCGCTCATCACCCTGGCTGTTGCGACTGTGACTGCCAAGAAAGGATTCTTGCTTCCGAAGACGGAATGGAAAGCTGCAATGCGGAAAGATTTTGTTGTTTCGACTGAAAAGTCAAAGATGGGCATTGTGACAGCCTGGTCGCCATATGTTGTCGTCGTTCTGTTATTGCTGCTCACACGAATTGTTCCGGCGCTGAAAGAATTTACAAGGACAGCGATTGACTTTACCTGGAGCAATATTTTAGGAGTTGAGGGCGTGACATCGGCCTGGGAATTCTTGTATTCTCCTGGGACTATCCTTACTGCTGCAGCAGTTTTAGCGTTCTTATTCCAGCGAAAATCGTACCAGGCCTTTACCAATGCATCGAAAGAATCGTTATCCACGATGAAAATGACATCAATTGCCTTAATAGCGACGCTTTCTATGGTTCAAGTATTCGTTAACTCAGGGTTGAATCTCAATGAACTAGTCAGTATGCCACAGTATATTGCGGAATCCTTTGCTGGCTCGCTTGGTTCTATCTGGATTTTCGTTGCTCCATTCCTCGGTGAGTTAGGAGCCTTCATTACTGGAAGTGCAACGGTTTCGACGCTGACGTTTTCGCCGATCCAGTTCAATGTGGCGGATGCCGTTGGTCTTGAGTCGAATATCGTGCTGGCGGTCCAGCTCATTGGAGCGGCTGCAGGAAACATGATTTGTGTGCATAATGTCGTTGCCGCAAGTGCGGTTGTTGGGGTTTCCGGCAAAGAAGGCGAAATCATTCGTAAAACACTTGCGCCTGCAATTCTTTATGGAATCCTTGCTGGAGTTTCTGGATTTATCTTTTTAAATATTCTATAA
- a CDS encoding FadR/GntR family transcriptional regulator has protein sequence MPYKRVKVKKVYEQVADSIIELIKTGELKPGDKLDSVEKLAKSFDVGSSTIREALSGLRTMGLVTMRQGEGTFVNTFDPSKFQLPVTSAFLMKLEDVKELYEVRKILESGTAAHAAAVHQEEDLIAMEKALIVMEHANGNEDLASTADLDFHVAIANATHNKLLINLMSSVSALNSQTIQETRKVLLYSENIVDDLQSEHRRIFEAIKNRQPDEARQAMLEHLQNVQDRLFKYIE, from the coding sequence ATGCCATATAAACGAGTGAAAGTGAAAAAGGTGTATGAACAAGTTGCAGATTCAATAATTGAGTTGATTAAAACGGGTGAGTTAAAGCCCGGTGATAAATTAGATTCTGTTGAAAAGCTGGCGAAAAGCTTTGACGTGGGGAGTTCAACGATACGGGAAGCATTAAGTGGTTTAAGGACTATGGGACTGGTGACTATGCGCCAGGGCGAAGGGACATTCGTGAATACCTTCGACCCATCGAAGTTCCAATTGCCCGTTACCAGCGCATTCTTAATGAAGCTTGAAGACGTGAAGGAATTGTATGAGGTCCGAAAGATCCTGGAAAGCGGCACGGCGGCTCATGCAGCAGCTGTGCACCAGGAGGAAGACTTGATTGCGATGGAAAAGGCTTTGATCGTTATGGAGCATGCCAATGGAAATGAGGATCTTGCTTCAACAGCGGACCTTGATTTCCACGTTGCGATCGCGAATGCAACACATAATAAGTTGTTGATCAATCTGATGAGCAGCGTCTCGGCGCTGAATTCACAAACCATTCAGGAAACCCGCAAGGTGCTCCTGTATTCCGAAAACATTGTTGATGACTTGCAATCCGAGCATCGACGGATTTTTGAAGCAATTAAAAATCGACAGCCAGACGAGGCGCGCCAGGCCATGCTTGAGCATTTACAGAATGTTCAGGACCGGCTATTCAAGTACATTGAGTAG
- a CDS encoding (Fe-S)-binding protein yields the protein MKVSLFSTCLSDILFADVAKNTLEILERVGCEVDYPMEQTCCGQPAYNSGYLEEAKAAMRQMMKAFRHSEYVVGPSGSCVSMLKEYPHIFKGDPEWEEEAKVFAAKCYEITEFLVDVMGITDLGSTFKGRVTFHSSCHMKRLLGVKEQPKILLRNVKGVELVDLPWEEDCCGFGGTFAVKNSVISQEMVSEKSRHVSETQAEYLVGADMGCLMNIGGRLEREGKKVKIIHITDILNTH from the coding sequence ATGAAAGTTTCCTTATTTAGTACGTGTCTAAGCGATATTCTTTTTGCGGATGTGGCGAAAAATACGCTTGAGATTCTAGAGAGAGTTGGATGTGAAGTCGATTATCCGATGGAACAGACATGCTGCGGGCAGCCTGCCTATAACAGCGGGTATTTGGAAGAGGCGAAAGCTGCGATGAGGCAAATGATGAAAGCTTTTCGTCATTCAGAATATGTCGTTGGACCATCAGGATCTTGCGTGAGTATGCTGAAGGAATATCCGCATATTTTTAAAGGTGACCCTGAGTGGGAAGAAGAAGCGAAGGTCTTTGCCGCCAAATGCTATGAAATTACCGAGTTCCTTGTGGATGTAATGGGCATTACCGATTTGGGCTCGACTTTTAAAGGAAGAGTGACCTTTCATTCCTCCTGCCATATGAAACGCCTGCTTGGGGTAAAAGAACAGCCGAAAATCCTGCTGCGCAATGTGAAGGGTGTTGAATTGGTCGACTTGCCATGGGAAGAGGATTGCTGCGGCTTTGGCGGAACGTTTGCCGTTAAAAATTCTGTGATTTCGCAGGAGATGGTGAGTGAAAAATCCCGCCATGTATCAGAGACGCAAGCGGAGTATTTGGTTGGCGCTGATATGGGATGCCTGATGAATATTGGCGGCCGCCTGGAGCGTGAAGGCAAAAAAGTAAAGATCATTCACATCACGGATATTTTAAATACTCACTAA
- a CDS encoding LutB/LldF family L-lactate oxidation iron-sulfur protein: MSIKIGKVPYKERIQKGIKDDFMRQAVSSAQGRFRTGRITQAEELGNWEDWRNLGEEIRTHTLENLDYYLQQLSEQVSRRGGHVFFAETAEEANQYVKDIILKKQAKKVVKAKSMVTEEIGLNKALEEVGAEVVESDLGEWILQLDEDPPSHIVTPALHKNKQQIRETFAKKKGYTGSDTPEELAAFAREQLRQDFLAADVGVTGCNFAIAESGSITLVTNEGNAEMVTALPDTVITVMGMERIVPTWEEMEVLVSLLTRAAVGQKLTSYITALTGARLDDEVDGPEEFHLVVVDNGRSKILGTEFQSALHCIRCAACINACPVYRHIGGHAYNSIYPGPIGAVITPLLEGYDDHKELPYASTLCAACTEACPVKIPLHEHLIRHRQIIVEKNMAPTAEKLMMKGFAAWGSNPAIYNMSAKMAKPALGPWTKDGMIENGPGPLKAWTEVRDFYAPQGQSFRSWFKQRQKDGESK; this comes from the coding sequence ATGAGCATCAAAATTGGTAAGGTTCCTTATAAAGAGCGAATCCAAAAAGGGATCAAAGATGATTTTATGCGGCAGGCTGTTTCCTCCGCGCAGGGAAGATTCCGGACTGGACGGATCACACAGGCTGAGGAGCTTGGGAACTGGGAGGACTGGCGCAATTTGGGGGAGGAAATCCGCACCCATACGCTGGAAAACCTGGATTACTATCTGCAGCAGCTGAGTGAGCAAGTATCCAGACGCGGCGGGCATGTATTTTTTGCCGAGACAGCGGAAGAAGCCAATCAGTACGTTAAAGACATTATTTTAAAGAAGCAAGCGAAAAAAGTAGTAAAGGCAAAATCGATGGTCACCGAGGAAATCGGCTTGAATAAGGCGCTTGAGGAAGTCGGCGCTGAAGTGGTTGAATCCGATCTTGGCGAGTGGATTCTGCAATTGGACGAAGATCCGCCGTCCCATATCGTGACCCCTGCGCTGCATAAAAATAAACAGCAAATCCGCGAGACTTTTGCGAAGAAAAAAGGCTATACCGGTTCAGATACGCCCGAAGAACTGGCCGCCTTTGCCCGTGAACAGCTGCGTCAGGACTTTTTAGCTGCAGATGTCGGCGTGACAGGCTGCAACTTTGCGATCGCGGAGTCAGGGTCGATCACGCTTGTCACAAATGAGGGAAACGCTGAAATGGTGACAGCTCTTCCGGATACCGTGATTACGGTAATGGGCATGGAGCGAATCGTGCCGACATGGGAGGAAATGGAGGTCCTTGTCAGCTTATTGACGCGCGCAGCGGTTGGCCAGAAGCTAACAAGCTACATTACAGCTCTTACTGGAGCACGTCTTGATGATGAGGTTGATGGTCCAGAGGAATTCCACCTGGTTGTTGTCGATAATGGCCGCTCTAAGATACTCGGAACTGAGTTCCAGTCAGCCTTGCATTGCATTCGCTGTGCAGCCTGCATCAATGCCTGCCCTGTTTATCGCCATATCGGAGGACATGCGTATAACTCGATTTATCCAGGTCCAATTGGTGCGGTCATCACTCCGCTGCTAGAAGGTTATGACGATCATAAAGAGCTTCCGTATGCATCCACCTTGTGCGCGGCCTGTACCGAAGCCTGCCCTGTAAAAATTCCATTGCATGAGCATCTGATCCGCCATCGCCAGATCATTGTGGAAAAAAATATGGCCCCAACAGCTGAAAAGTTGATGATGAAAGGTTTTGCGGCATGGGGTTCTAATCCGGCAATTTATAATATGAGTGCAAAAATGGCCAAACCGGCACTCGGACCATGGACTAAAGACGGAATGATTGAAAATGGACCAGGACCATTGAAGGCATGGACCGAAGTTCGAGATTTTTATGCGCCACAAGGACAATCGTTCCGTTCGTGGTTCAAGCAAAGACAGAAAGACGGTGAATCCAAATGA
- a CDS encoding LutC/YkgG family protein, giving the protein MSTQNREAFLDKLASRLGRERRTEGVERPQWNVTPQDEVFKGMSQDELVEVLEKHCKVIHTTFKRTDRAGLTRVLNETLHAYEGKKIVTSKDARHQEYGVTKFFEEQGDQLDVHVWDATLGKENQKIAERADVGLVFSDITLAESGTVTSFNTKDNGRSISLLPRTFIAIIPKSTLVPRMTQAARHIHQAQAGGEDVPSYVSFITGPSNSADIEMNLIVGVHGPMKATYIVVD; this is encoded by the coding sequence ATGAGCACCCAAAATCGAGAAGCCTTTTTAGATAAGCTGGCGTCCAGGCTTGGAAGGGAGCGGCGGACAGAAGGAGTGGAGCGGCCGCAATGGAATGTCACTCCGCAGGATGAAGTGTTCAAAGGCATGAGCCAGGATGAGTTGGTCGAAGTGCTTGAAAAGCATTGCAAGGTCATCCACACTACTTTTAAACGGACCGATCGTGCCGGACTGACCAGGGTGCTGAACGAAACGCTTCATGCCTATGAAGGGAAGAAGATCGTCACATCCAAAGACGCACGCCATCAGGAATATGGAGTCACGAAGTTCTTTGAAGAGCAGGGCGACCAGTTGGATGTTCATGTGTGGGATGCCACTCTTGGCAAGGAAAATCAAAAAATCGCGGAACGAGCCGATGTTGGGCTTGTGTTCAGTGACATCACGCTAGCCGAGTCGGGCACCGTGACATCCTTCAATACGAAAGATAATGGCCGTTCGATCAGCCTGCTGCCGCGGACATTTATTGCCATCATCCCGAAAAGCACCCTCGTGCCCCGGATGACCCAGGCAGCCAGACATATCCATCAAGCCCAGGCCGGAGGCGAAGACGTCCCATCCTACGTCAGCTTCATCACCGGCCCAAGCAACAGCGCAGACATTGAAATGAACCTGATCGTCGGCGTTCATGGGCCCATGAAAGCTACTTATATAGTGGTGGATTAG
- a CDS encoding DUF2294 domain-containing protein encodes MKKSKGSIESDISKAITQWEKDYLGRGSVSVKTDILRDMVIVNLQGVLTPAEYSVCETKDGMLTIKKTRSELVESGLEILKEIIFTISGGEVKSFHTDISSRTGERVMVFKLHHDLEKNIM; translated from the coding sequence ATGAAAAAGTCGAAGGGTTCCATTGAATCTGATATTAGCAAGGCAATTACTCAATGGGAAAAGGATTATCTTGGCCGCGGCTCTGTATCTGTTAAGACAGACATACTGAGGGACATGGTTATTGTCAACTTGCAGGGTGTGTTGACGCCGGCTGAATATTCCGTGTGTGAAACTAAAGATGGCATGCTTACGATCAAAAAGACACGTTCGGAGTTAGTAGAATCAGGCTTGGAGATTCTTAAGGAGATCATCTTTACGATCAGCGGCGGAGAAGTGAAAAGCTTTCATACAGATATAAGTTCTCGTACTGGAGAACGGGTAATGGTATTTAAATTGCATCACGATCTTGAGAAAAATATTATGTGA
- a CDS encoding sodium-dependent bicarbonate transport family permease, which produces MNETILQNLLSPVVLFFVLGIIAAVVKSDLKFPNGLSEGLSIYLLIAIGIKGGIELSHYSIESVLAPIMGALFLGIMIPIITLLFMRVIKMDLENSIGLAATYGSISIVTYGAAIVFLEKSGTTYEGFMNALVVLMESPAILVSLLLLKIAENKKGLAMYSTRNLGIIPASANLIDKEVLRESIFGKSILLLVGSLLIGWALGENAVPMVKPLFIDLYSSVLILFLLNMGLIAGQRLPEVKKHGLKLLIFGLFTPLLFGSLGVLVGHFVGLSLGGVTLMGVLAGSASYIAAPAALKTSVPEANPSIYLGLSLGVTFPFNLIFGIPAYYEMAKWIQ; this is translated from the coding sequence ATGAACGAAACAATACTTCAAAATTTATTATCACCTGTTGTGTTGTTTTTTGTGTTAGGGATTATTGCGGCCGTCGTTAAATCTGATTTAAAGTTTCCAAATGGTTTAAGTGAAGGTTTGAGTATCTACTTATTAATTGCGATTGGAATTAAAGGAGGAATAGAGCTTTCGCATTACTCGATTGAATCTGTACTGGCACCAATCATGGGGGCATTATTTTTAGGAATCATGATCCCTATTATTACGCTGCTTTTCATGAGAGTAATAAAAATGGATTTGGAAAATTCCATAGGGCTGGCCGCCACCTATGGGTCGATAAGTATCGTTACCTATGGAGCGGCTATTGTATTCCTTGAAAAGAGCGGTACAACGTATGAAGGGTTTATGAATGCATTGGTTGTACTAATGGAAAGCCCGGCCATTTTAGTATCTTTACTGCTGCTGAAAATAGCTGAGAACAAAAAAGGTTTAGCGATGTATTCTACCCGGAATCTAGGAATAATCCCTGCATCGGCAAACTTAATAGATAAGGAAGTGCTAAGGGAAAGTATTTTTGGAAAAAGCATCCTGCTTCTTGTTGGCAGCTTGTTGATAGGCTGGGCACTTGGTGAAAATGCAGTCCCGATGGTTAAACCATTATTCATAGATTTATACAGCAGTGTATTGATTCTATTCCTTCTAAATATGGGGTTGATTGCAGGACAGCGCCTGCCAGAGGTGAAAAAGCATGGCCTGAAACTGTTGATATTCGGCTTATTCACTCCCCTGTTATTTGGCAGTTTGGGGGTGCTGGTAGGACACTTCGTTGGCTTATCTTTAGGAGGAGTCACATTAATGGGAGTTTTAGCCGGAAGTGCTTCATACATTGCTGCACCCGCTGCTCTTAAAACCTCTGTTCCAGAAGCTAATCCATCTATATATCTGGGTTTATCTTTGGGAGTCACTTTTCCCTTTAACTTAATATTTGGAATACCCGCCTATTATGAAATGGCTAAATGGATACAATAA
- a CDS encoding sugar O-acetyltransferase: protein MKTEKEKMLAGEMYNPADPVLVKEREEARRKVRIYNSTLETEGEKRTKLLKELLGSTGETVVMEPIIRFDYGYNTHVGENFFANFDCTILDVCEVRFGDNCMLAPGVQIYTATHPLHPDERNSGREYAKPITFGNNVWIGGSAIINPGVTVGNNVVIASGAVVIKDVPDNAVVGGNPARVIKQIEL, encoded by the coding sequence ATGAAAACTGAAAAAGAAAAGATGCTCGCCGGGGAAATGTACAACCCTGCAGACCCAGTATTGGTTAAAGAGCGCGAGGAAGCCAGGCGAAAAGTGAGAATCTATAACTCAACTCTAGAAACGGAAGGCGAAAAGCGGACGAAATTATTAAAAGAATTGCTCGGTTCCACAGGTGAAACCGTCGTAATGGAGCCGATTATACGGTTCGACTATGGCTATAACACCCATGTCGGTGAGAACTTCTTTGCCAATTTTGACTGTACGATCCTTGATGTTTGTGAAGTCCGCTTTGGTGACAATTGTATGCTCGCTCCGGGCGTCCAAATCTATACCGCCACTCATCCGCTGCATCCAGATGAAAGGAATTCAGGCCGGGAATACGCAAAACCGATCACGTTTGGAAATAATGTCTGGATTGGAGGAAGTGCCATCATAAACCCGGGAGTCACGGTGGGCAACAATGTCGTGATTGCATCAGGAGCAGTCGTGATAAAGGATGTGCCAGACAATGCAGTGGTTGGCGGCAATCCGGCCAGAGTGATTAAACAGATTGAACTATGA
- a CDS encoding flavin monoamine oxidase family protein, whose amino-acid sequence MKEPVVIVGAGLSGLRAADLLLSKGIKCKVLEARSRIGGRVLSMAAKTRPEIGRFDLGPTWFWPNHEPVITKLVKELGLPTIEQHTAGAMLFEQSKTGPVQRHVLPEGAVERSMRLEGGIQSLIDAIASSLPPETIELDTRVNAIQMDEAGEAIIEAEQIDGKKKIIRAEAVILALPPRIVAERITFSPTLPDGLMASLKDKPTWMAGQAKLVAVYERPFWREDGLSGQVTSWAGPLQEIHDASPDNGFGALFGFFGLPAKMRVELGKDRVIQLVLDQLTRLFGPTAGMPIELLYKDWSIDPDTAVKEDAQPLKSFPEYGLPEGKSSWGKRVIFAGTETAPGHGGHLEGALRSAEVAASEVMGIIKGHY is encoded by the coding sequence ATGAAGGAACCCGTCGTCATTGTCGGGGCTGGGCTTTCTGGGCTTCGTGCAGCCGATTTGCTTTTATCAAAAGGAATAAAATGCAAGGTGCTGGAGGCGCGGAGCCGAATTGGGGGCAGGGTTTTAAGTATGGCAGCCAAAACCAGGCCGGAGATTGGCCGATTCGATTTGGGCCCGACCTGGTTCTGGCCGAATCACGAGCCTGTTATCACCAAGTTGGTGAAAGAACTCGGATTGCCCACCATTGAACAGCATACCGCAGGAGCCATGCTTTTCGAGCAATCGAAAACTGGTCCAGTACAGCGACATGTATTGCCAGAGGGCGCAGTTGAAAGGTCGATGCGGCTGGAAGGAGGGATCCAGTCCCTTATCGATGCTATCGCATCCTCACTTCCGCCGGAGACAATTGAACTGGATACACGGGTGAACGCAATCCAAATGGATGAAGCTGGTGAAGCCATAATAGAAGCAGAGCAAATTGATGGAAAAAAGAAAATCATCCGTGCAGAAGCTGTCATCCTGGCATTGCCGCCTAGAATCGTGGCGGAAAGGATTACTTTTTCACCAACACTTCCTGATGGACTTATGGCCAGTCTGAAAGACAAGCCGACTTGGATGGCGGGACAGGCCAAGCTAGTAGCGGTTTACGAGCGGCCATTCTGGAGGGAGGATGGTCTTTCCGGCCAGGTCACCAGCTGGGCCGGTCCTTTGCAGGAAATTCATGATGCTTCGCCTGATAACGGTTTTGGCGCACTGTTTGGATTTTTCGGGCTACCGGCAAAAATGCGAGTAGAACTGGGGAAAGATAGAGTTATCCAGTTGGTCCTCGACCAATTGACAAGGCTTTTTGGACCGACGGCTGGAATGCCAATTGAACTGCTTTACAAAGACTGGTCCATCGATCCTGATACTGCTGTGAAAGAAGATGCACAGCCGCTAAAAAGCTTCCCGGAATATGGCCTGCCGGAAGGAAAGAGTTCGTGGGGAAAGAGGGTTATTTTTGCGGGTACAGAAACAGCACCAGGGCATGGCGGTCATCTTGAGGGCGCACTCCGGTCAGCGGAAGTGGCTGCTTCTGAAGTAATGGGAATTATTAAAGGACATTATTGA
- a CDS encoding EAL domain-containing protein has protein sequence MSCNACVVGKLQFEVRVEGERNLAIYPEVVRHMERNGKLIRAEGDSLFVKEPGMRDFLDFCHNHMEPNAIFFRLDEGSWRPLEEAKETLESEWIDEVIRKELVTCHAQPIVDTKGEIYAHEMLARFYREDGSVIYPGEIFGAARKRDRLYALDRICRMAAVRAASFTDKKAFINFIPTSIYSPEFCLKSTTMLADRLGVDSGRLVFEVVETESVEDTDHLKRILSFYKEKGFRYALDDVGEGYSTLELLSDLQPHYMKLDMKYVQGVAADPQKQQTASAFLAEAKKLGSVPLAEGIEDEEDFEWLKANGYQLFQGYLFGKPAPIEQLV, from the coding sequence ATGAGTTGTAATGCGTGCGTGGTCGGGAAATTGCAGTTTGAAGTCAGGGTCGAAGGAGAGCGGAATTTGGCTATCTATCCTGAAGTGGTTCGTCATATGGAGCGGAACGGTAAATTAATCCGGGCGGAGGGTGATTCACTGTTTGTAAAAGAACCGGGAATGAGAGATTTCCTTGATTTTTGCCATAATCACATGGAGCCGAATGCAATCTTTTTTCGGCTGGATGAAGGCAGCTGGCGTCCGCTTGAGGAGGCGAAGGAAACTCTCGAGAGTGAATGGATTGATGAGGTGATCCGCAAAGAGCTGGTTACCTGCCATGCTCAGCCGATTGTTGATACTAAAGGAGAAATATATGCCCATGAGATGCTGGCCCGATTTTACCGTGAAGATGGATCGGTGATTTATCCTGGTGAAATCTTCGGTGCTGCCAGGAAGCGTGACCGGTTATATGCGCTTGACCGGATTTGCAGAATGGCCGCTGTCAGAGCAGCCTCTTTTACTGACAAGAAGGCCTTCATCAATTTCATTCCCACGTCCATCTATTCTCCGGAGTTCTGTTTGAAGTCGACAACAATGCTTGCTGATCGGTTGGGAGTCGATTCCGGCAGGCTAGTGTTTGAGGTGGTCGAAACAGAAAGTGTAGAGGACACGGACCATCTGAAGAGAATTCTTTCTTTTTACAAAGAAAAGGGGTTTCGCTATGCGCTCGATGACGTTGGGGAAGGGTATAGCACCTTGGAGCTGCTTTCGGATTTGCAGCCGCATTACATGAAATTGGATATGAAGTATGTCCAGGGAGTTGCCGCCGATCCTCAAAAACAGCAGACTGCTTCCGCGTTTTTAGCCGAAGCGAAGAAGCTGGGGTCTGTTCCGCTTGCAGAGGGAATTGAGGATGAGGAAGATTTTGAGTGGCTAAAGGCGAATGGATATCAGCTGTTTCAGGGGTACTTGTTTGGGAAGCCGGCTCCGATTGAACAATTAGTTTAA
- a CDS encoding acyl-CoA thioesterase has product MEGLSANVSRTFQNRLVLPPDTNHLGTIFGGTVLSYIDEIAAIAAMKHSRRAVVTASIDSVNFLSSAVVGDILTLEAVVISTGRTSMEVFVKVESENLKACRKTLTTTSILTMVAKDDNGAPVPVEKVIPENEFEWELFKTADIRRKHRLEMRKSKQAGGIGNEHSSKG; this is encoded by the coding sequence ATGGAAGGATTATCAGCAAATGTATCAAGGACATTCCAGAACAGGCTCGTTCTGCCGCCGGATACAAACCATCTAGGAACGATTTTTGGCGGAACGGTATTGTCCTATATTGATGAGATTGCCGCTATTGCAGCTATGAAGCACAGCAGGAGGGCCGTCGTCACTGCTTCGATTGACTCGGTTAATTTTCTGTCTTCCGCTGTAGTGGGCGATATTTTAACACTTGAAGCAGTCGTCATCTCAACAGGCAGAACGTCCATGGAAGTGTTCGTGAAAGTGGAAAGTGAAAACTTGAAAGCTTGCAGGAAAACGTTAACTACCACCTCGATTCTGACCATGGTTGCAAAGGATGACAATGGTGCACCTGTCCCGGTGGAGAAGGTCATTCCAGAGAATGAGTTTGAATGGGAGCTCTTTAAGACTGCCGATATAAGAAGGAAGCACAGGCTGGAAATGAGAAAAAGTAAGCAAGCAGGAGGAATAGGAAATGAGCATTCAAGTAAGGGATGA